A window of Flammeovirga kamogawensis genomic DNA:
TTTCAGCCTATTGGCACTAAAACAACTTTTGATTTAATTTCGAGTAAGCAATATAAATCAGGTATTATAGAATTAAGGTACATTAGAAAATAAACCTACCGTTCTTTATTTACTGCACTTTATCCATCCAAAATTCTAAATGAAATTTATAAGTTACACCCTCAGCTCTTTCACTTCTATCGTAGTAGCAAAATAATCTATCGGGCTCATCATCATAAATGCGGACTCTAAATCTGATATTGTCAACTACAAAAACGGCCAATTGATAATTTTTACTGCTTGTATTTTGAACATTAGATTCTCTATACCCCCACTCCGATTCGTGAAGTCCTTCTGTAAATAATTGGTATTCATCTACACTAAAATATCTGTAAATATGTCCTTTATCCAAGGCTTGGTTTGTTTCCCAATTTACAATACCATTCAATTGCGCAGAAACTAGATATTCTACAGCTACCTCTCCGGGCCCATAACTCATACTAGATGAGATATCTCTAGTAGTTGGGTCAAAGTTAGTAGTGTAAGTGACATTAGAAATACTCCAATTAGAACTACTTATAATATTGGTATTCTTAAGTTCTAATATTGAAGGATCTGAATAAGTCTCACACGATAATAAGAAAGCAGTACAAGCAACTAAAAGATATGATAGTAATTTCATGATAATAATTAATTCTAGGTTTTAATCATTTTACAAAAAAAACGCTTGAATTGTTTATAATTTACAGATTAATACTACGTTTTCTTATTTTCTGACAATCAATTAATTATTAATATTTTCACCACAAAAAAAGGCTACTCTTCTACTCAAGAGTAACCTTCTTTCATTTAAAAGAAATCTATTATTATCTAAAGCTCATCCATTGGTAAGCAGAAATAAAATCTGATGAAGGATTACCACCTTCTTGATTAGAAACTGCCTTACTCACATTCGTTGGATTTACAGTAAATTCTCTGTTTGGATAAGGGAAACGAGAAGGTCTTATACCATTTGTAATACCGCCTGTATGTAATTCTACAGAAACTGTTCCTGTTGGTGTTGCTGTCTCATCTGTAATAGGGTCTTTATCGTACACAGGTAGGGTAATATTTTTATTCTCACCATTCATATTTGCAGGTACAATTGATGGCAAGTGCGTTCTATTCCAAATGGCAAAGGCATTATAACCATTACCAATTTGAGACAACCAGTGCTGATAAATTATATCTTCTAATTTATTTGCTGAGCTAGAATAAGCATTCACCTCTTGTGTGATGTATTCCTCTACCGCTACATCCCATAAATAACCTGGCTCTGTTTGTTCTTTATAGAGGTTAACAAAAGCTGTCACATAATCTTGACCTGCGTAAAATTGAGGATATTTTTTAATGGCTTGCTCTACTCCCATTCTATAATGATCTACAGAACTTGCTCCAATCCAACCTCTTTCTGCTGCCTCTGCAATCATAAAATGAACTTCATCAGAACCCATTATCATTGAAGGCGACGTTGCGTTTAAAATTGTATTAGGATTTACTGCCACTAACTGTGCATATTGCCCACCATCTTGGAAAGAATATCCCATATTGTTGATATAATTTCCATTATCATCTCTCGATTGTATAGTAAATGCAGAATACATTACTTGATCGTCTTTTGTATACACACCTCTATTACCGTCTGGTCTATCTCCAGAACTAGCACCTCTGTAATGAATTCTCTTAAATTCTGTCCCATTAGAATCGTCATAAGCAAACGGATCATAGTTGGTATACGCAGATACATCTGTAAATGCTGCAGTAGAAGAACCAGTATTATCTATATGTGAAGCCACCCAAAATAAACGCGGATCCTTTCTTTCTTGCATAGATTTTAAAGAAATATCTGAGAAGAAATGGTAAGAAACACCACCTACTCTACCTTCGTTGGCAGCACCAGAACCATTTACTGTTTGTCCCCAAGGTCCACCAGATTCATTATGACCTAAAACTGCAGATTCTGCTAAAGTACTGATATACCCAGCTGAATTTGAATATGCTTCGTTAAAGATCTCTTTACCTTTATTTGGATCAGCACTCGACATAAAAATACCGATTTTCATAAGCAACGAGTTCGCTAACTTTGCCCAGCTTGCTGCATCTCCATTGTAGTAAAAATCTTCATTATACGTTGAGCCATCATTGATCTGATCTCTTGCTACTTTGAGCTCAGAAACCATTTGCTCAAAAATAAATTCTTGATTGTCATATTCTGGGTAAAGTATCCCCTGAGAATACCCTTTCCCTGCCTGAGAATAAGGAACATCTCCATACATCATGGTTGCTCTTAGGTAGTTGACTACTTTGGTAATAGCAATTTGCCCTAACTTGGCATTATTTTCTGTACCGTTCACTTCCATATCCTTACTAACTCTCACTTGAATATCATCGATATTTTTAGCAATATCGTTGTATATTAAGCTAAAAGTAGCTTCAGTATAAGCATCACTTCTATTAAAACCTGCACCTGTTGTGTATTGTGGGTTCATAGAAATTCCAGACATTGGGCCAGCCATAATCAAGTTACCTCTATACCCTTCGTGTCCGCTAGAAAATAATTTAGCTTGTATAAACGTAAACTGATACTTTGGATCCATATCTCCACTTGTATAATCGTTATCGTTCATTTCTTCAAAACCTCTCGTACAAGCCGAAGCGAGTAAGATCGATCCTGCTAATGCTGTATATTTTAATAATTTTTTCATTGTTGTCTAGATTAGAAGTTAGCGTTTAATTTAAAACCGAAAGTTCTAGGTAAAGGCATGTTAAACATCTCAATACCCTGACCGTTGCCACTCGTAAATGACGCTTCTGGATCGATGTTATCTGCACTTCTCCATAAGTACCCTAAATTATTACCGTAAGCAGTTACAGAAAGGTTTCTAAATGGCGTTTTATCTAACGATTTTGCGGGTAACCTGTAAGAAATAGATACTTCTCTTAGTTTAATAAATGAAGCATCATATACAAATTGTTCATCTATCTGAGATACTCTTCTATAATATTGCTCAGGATCAACAGATCCCGTATAAGGAGTACCGTCAGTTGTTACTAAATTACCAGGGTTCCAACTTCCACCATTATAATAGTCATCTCTACCCACAAGTGTTTCTTCATGTTTACCATTATTGTACATTGATGCATTTGTCTGAGAGTAGATATCACCTCCAAATTTACCATCAATTAATACCGATAAAGAGATGTTCTTGTAAGAGAATGTGTTTCTCCATCCACCCATCCAAGGTTGAATAGAATTACCAATCTCACTCACGTCATCTGATACTAATGGCAAACCATTTTCATCTACCACAACATTTCCTGCTCCATCTCTTTCGTAAGTCTTACCCATAATTACACCATAAGACTCTCCAGGAATTGCCTGAACAGATACAGAACCCGATGTTGGCATCAATAAGTAAGATTCCACACCTTCTGTTAAAGAAACTACTTCGTTTTGGTTATAAGCAGCAGTTACCATCATATCCCAACGGAAATTATCTGTTTGAACAGGAGAGAAATTGATCATCATCTCTACACCTTGGTTTTGAATTTCACCCGCATTAATTAATGCTTGGCTATAACCAGAACCATGCGATACATCTACTCCAAGAATCTGATTTGTAGCACTTTGTTTGTAGTAAGCAATATCAAACCCGATTTTATTATCAAATAATCTTAAGTCTAAACCAAATTCGTAAGAACTAGACATAGATGGCTGTAAATTGTAGTTAGGAATTGTAGAGCCTTCTATGCCACCCATATTCCATCCCATACCAGGGTATCCACCTTGGTTACCATCAACATTGTATTGTATATAAAGGCTGTAAGGGTCTGTATCCGAACCTACTTGCGCCCAAGATGCTCTTAACTTACCAAATGATAACCATTCTGGAGTATTCCAATCCATATCAGAGAATACCCAAGAACCACTAATAGATGGGTAGAAGTAAGAATTATTACCCATTGGCAAAGTTGATGACCAGTCGTTACGACCAGATACATCTAAGAATAGAAAGCCTTTATAACCAACAGATGCCGTAGCATATACAGAACTAATTGCTCTTTCATATCTACTTAACGACAAAAAGCGATCTGAACCTGCTGCAGGGTGTTGCTGATCTGGAGATGTAAATCTAGAAGAACCTGCATCTGTCATATCATGTAATTGATACATGTACGATCCACCTGCTGTTGCATTAATATCAAAATTACCGAACTTCTTACTGTATTGTAATAAGAAATCCATGTTGTTTTCTGTTTGTAAGTTTGTACGTTCATAAGCACGTCCTTCTTCGTAGTAAGGAGTATATAACGGATCTAATGTATTCTGTCTAAAAGAAGTAACATCTGTACCACCTCTAACAATAAGATTTAAGCTCTCACTAAACTCATAATTTAAGCTTAACATACCTAACATTCTATCTTGTCTATCCTTATTAGATACCTCATTCATTGTCCAATACGGGTTTTCATTTTTATCGTTATACCCTATTGGTCTACCATTCGCATCTTTATAATTTTTCAACCAATCCATGCTTACAGTATTTGGAATACCCATTAATGCACGTTGGTAGTTGTAAATAGAACTACCCATAGACATTCTGTTACTTGCTTCAGTATGTGTATAGGTAACTCTTGAATCTAACGTTAATTTCTCGTTCATCAATTTTGTGCTTCCTCTAACGTTAAATGTATGTCTATCAAATGTTGAGTTTTCTACATTACCTGTATTCGACATATTAGAGTAAGAGAACCTTACGTTAGATGTCTCATTACCACCCGTTAAAGAAACACTATTATTAAATGTTACTCCATTACGGTAAAACTGATCATAAAGATCATAATGTTGTACCGTTCTTTCTACACCATCATAATAAGCGTCTGTTCGCATACCTGGAGTAATTTTCGGACCCCACATTCTATTTCCATCTGTAGAAGTTGGATCTGTAGGGAAAGCTCCCATTGTACCGTGTGCATATTGATTTTGCATTGTTGGTGTAATACCCACAACATCAATATTTACACCTGTAGAAAAATCTATACCTAAACCTTTTCTATCTGATCCTGATTTAGTTGTAATTAAAATAACGCCGTTAATAGCACGTGTACCGTACAATGCTGTTGCTGCCGGACCTTTAAGTACCGACATTCCTTCAATATCGTCTGGATTAATTGATGAAAGTCCATCACCTGTATCAATACCACCATTGTCTGCATCAGATGCATTATCAAAGTTTGAGTTACTCATTGGTACTCCATCTACAACATATAACGGTTGGTTACTACCTGCTAAAACTGCATTACCACGTATTACTACGTTAGAAGAAGAAGCTGGACCTGAAACTGGCGTGATTTGCACACCTGCAACTTTACCATTTAATGAGTTCATTAGATTGGCAGATGAATTTTCTCCTAAATCTTCTGATTTCACCTCAGAAACCGCATATCCCAAAGATCTTTCTTCTCTTTTAATACCCAATGCCGTTACAACAACTTCTTCAAGTTCTTCGGCATCTGTTTCTAATTTTACCTTTATGTTGTCGCTATTCGCGATATTCATATCAGTAGTTTTATAACCTATAAACGAAAAGGTAAGAACATCTTGGCCTGGATTAACTATAATTGAAAAATTACCATCAAAGTCGGTTACCGCGCCATTTGTCGTTCCTTTAATAACAACATTTACACCTGGTAATGGTGACTGATCGGATGCATCAATAATGTTACCCGTAATTGTTCTTTCTTGGGCGTGTAGATACCCTGCTGAAAGTATTAACATACTTGTCAACATCAAGAAAAGTTTATTCATGATTTAGTATAGATTAGTGTAGTAATTATAAAGTACGTAAAGGCGCTTCTGGCCTAATAAAAATGTTAGGTTAGGATTTAATTGGTTTCCTAAAATTTAACTTAAAGCAATAAAATGAGTTGTTGTAGTATCTATAATTAGTAACTCATTTGAAAAATAAACAGTAATTTCATTTCATATATTATTTTGTTAGATCATTGACAATATCACAAGCTCTTTTTAAGTGTCTTGTTTACATTACAATAGTAACTACACGCACAAAAACGCGCAAGTAAAATGATTTTTTTAAACATATTTGACCTATTATAACATAATTCATGTTAAAATCATTACTTAATTTTAATAAACAAGCATAAACAGGCAAAAACAACGGTTTAAAACATACTAATCAAGGTAAAAAACACTTTTCTAAAATTGACTTAAATAAAACTTACTTAAAAAGCTGTTTTTAAGTAGTTATTAATGTTATCGGACTTTATTTCACAGTTTGTAACAATGTTTTATTTTTTTAACACATACCTAAAACATGCGTAAATACGCACCTAAAACCACATAAATGCATGTTTATGCTGTTATTCACTCACGTTAACACCCAAAAACGCAACAGTTATTGTTTCGTGATTAATTCT
This region includes:
- a CDS encoding SusD/RagB family nutrient-binding outer membrane lipoprotein → MKKLLKYTALAGSILLASACTRGFEEMNDNDYTSGDMDPKYQFTFIQAKLFSSGHEGYRGNLIMAGPMSGISMNPQYTTGAGFNRSDAYTEATFSLIYNDIAKNIDDIQVRVSKDMEVNGTENNAKLGQIAITKVVNYLRATMMYGDVPYSQAGKGYSQGILYPEYDNQEFIFEQMVSELKVARDQINDGSTYNEDFYYNGDAASWAKLANSLLMKIGIFMSSADPNKGKEIFNEAYSNSAGYISTLAESAVLGHNESGGPWGQTVNGSGAANEGRVGGVSYHFFSDISLKSMQERKDPRLFWVASHIDNTGSSTAAFTDVSAYTNYDPFAYDDSNGTEFKRIHYRGASSGDRPDGNRGVYTKDDQVMYSAFTIQSRDDNGNYINNMGYSFQDGGQYAQLVAVNPNTILNATSPSMIMGSDEVHFMIAEAAERGWIGASSVDHYRMGVEQAIKKYPQFYAGQDYVTAFVNLYKEQTEPGYLWDVAVEEYITQEVNAYSSSANKLEDIIYQHWLSQIGNGYNAFAIWNRTHLPSIVPANMNGENKNITLPVYDKDPITDETATPTGTVSVELHTGGITNGIRPSRFPYPNREFTVNPTNVSKAVSNQEGGNPSSDFISAYQWMSFR
- a CDS encoding SusC/RagA family TonB-linked outer membrane protein; the encoded protein is MNKLFLMLTSMLILSAGYLHAQERTITGNIIDASDQSPLPGVNVVIKGTTNGAVTDFDGNFSIIVNPGQDVLTFSFIGYKTTDMNIANSDNIKVKLETDAEELEEVVVTALGIKREERSLGYAVSEVKSEDLGENSSANLMNSLNGKVAGVQITPVSGPASSSNVVIRGNAVLAGSNQPLYVVDGVPMSNSNFDNASDADNGGIDTGDGLSSINPDDIEGMSVLKGPAATALYGTRAINGVILITTKSGSDRKGLGIDFSTGVNIDVVGITPTMQNQYAHGTMGAFPTDPTSTDGNRMWGPKITPGMRTDAYYDGVERTVQHYDLYDQFYRNGVTFNNSVSLTGGNETSNVRFSYSNMSNTGNVENSTFDRHTFNVRGSTKLMNEKLTLDSRVTYTHTEASNRMSMGSSIYNYQRALMGIPNTVSMDWLKNYKDANGRPIGYNDKNENPYWTMNEVSNKDRQDRMLGMLSLNYEFSESLNLIVRGGTDVTSFRQNTLDPLYTPYYEEGRAYERTNLQTENNMDFLLQYSKKFGNFDINATAGGSYMYQLHDMTDAGSSRFTSPDQQHPAAGSDRFLSLSRYERAISSVYATASVGYKGFLFLDVSGRNDWSSTLPMGNNSYFYPSISGSWVFSDMDWNTPEWLSFGKLRASWAQVGSDTDPYSLYIQYNVDGNQGGYPGMGWNMGGIEGSTIPNYNLQPSMSSSYEFGLDLRLFDNKIGFDIAYYKQSATNQILGVDVSHGSGYSQALINAGEIQNQGVEMMINFSPVQTDNFRWDMMVTAAYNQNEVVSLTEGVESYLLMPTSGSVSVQAIPGESYGVIMGKTYERDGAGNVVVDENGLPLVSDDVSEIGNSIQPWMGGWRNTFSYKNISLSVLIDGKFGGDIYSQTNASMYNNGKHEETLVGRDDYYNGGSWNPGNLVTTDGTPYTGSVDPEQYYRRVSQIDEQFVYDASFIKLREVSISYRLPAKSLDKTPFRNLSVTAYGNNLGYLWRSADNIDPEASFTSGNGQGIEMFNMPLPRTFGFKLNANF